A window of the Limanda limanda chromosome 8, fLimLim1.1, whole genome shotgun sequence genome harbors these coding sequences:
- the LOC133009127 gene encoding E3 ubiquitin/ISG15 ligase TRIM25-like: MAQQENQLERERFCCPICLDLLKDPVTTGCGHSYCMSCINTHWDKGEERESYSCPQCRQTFTPRPVLVKSTMLADSLEELKTALKAAPVEDVASDVCTGRKRKALKSRLVRLASYCKKHLQPHLQLAPFKKHKLVEPSEKLQEFICSRHDEVMKMFCRTDQQCICYLCSVEEHKDHDTVSAAAERTERQRELWLRRLTIQQRVQDREKDVKLLQQEEEAVNGSADKAVKDSEKIFTKLSRLLKKRSSDVKQQIRFQQETEVSRVRELQERLEQQIRSQQETEVSRVRELQERLEQEITELKRKDHELKQLADTEDHNQFLHNYPSLSSLTP; this comes from the exons atggcgcagcaagaaaatcaactggaaagagaaagattctgctgtccgatctgtctggatctactgaaggatccggtgactactggctgtggacacagctactgtatgagctgtattaacacccactgggacaaaggggaggagagagaaagctacagctgccctcagtgtagacagaccttcacaccaaGGCCTGTCCTGGTgaaaagcaccatgttagctgattcactggaggagctgaagactGCACTCAAAGCTGCTCCTGTTGAAGATGTGGCCtctgatgtctgcactgggagaaaacggaaagctctcaagtcccgTTTGGTtcgtttggcctcttattgtaaaaaacacctccagcctcatcttcagttagctccatttaagaagcacaagctggtggagccctcggagaagctccaggagttcatctgctctcgtcacgacgaggtgatgaagatgttctgccgcactgatcagcagtgtatctgttatctctgctctgtggaggaacataaagaccacgacacagtgtcagctgcagcagaaaggactgagaggcagagagagctctgGCTGAGGAGActaacaatccagcagagagtccaggaccgagagaaagatgtgaagctgcttcaacaggaggaggaggccgtcaatggctctgctgataaagcagtgaagGACAGTGAGAAGATCTTCACTAAGCTGAGCCGTCTGCTgaagaaaagaagctctgatgtgaagcagcagatcagattccagcaggaaactgaagtgagtcgagtcagagagcttcaggagagactggagcagcagattagatcccagcaggaaactgaagtgagtcgagtcagagagcttcaggagagactggagcaggagatcactgagctgaagaggaaagaccatgaactgaagcagctcgcagacacagaggatcacaaccagtttctacacaactacccctcactgt cgtctctcaCACCATGA